The proteins below are encoded in one region of Terriglobales bacterium:
- a CDS encoding PhzF family phenazine biosynthesis protein encodes MPRLPFITVDVFTSTPLQGNQLAVFTDGSGLSAEQMQSIARETNLSETTFVIPRTFEEVKQSGYRVRIFTVYEELPFAGHPTLGTAWVLRGIGGADEIVLDLNIGKIPVRFSTENGQPFGEMRQTDPVFGKVHSREDIARIAGLNIGDISDDVPIHTVSTGVPFVIVPIAKLSTLQTLSFAYSDAVEYLAKSDGKFLYFVSRETLDPQARLHARMIFYNGEDPATGSAAGCTAGWMAKHGVARSDEHVLIEQGIEAKRPSRIFVRAEKKGDSVVNVRVGGQAVEVARGELFF; translated from the coding sequence ATGCCAAGACTGCCATTTATTACTGTCGACGTATTTACCTCTACGCCTTTGCAGGGGAACCAACTGGCGGTGTTCACCGATGGATCGGGGCTTTCGGCGGAACAAATGCAGTCCATCGCGCGCGAAACGAACCTTTCCGAAACCACCTTTGTCATTCCGCGCACCTTTGAAGAAGTGAAGCAGAGCGGCTATCGCGTCCGTATCTTCACTGTGTATGAAGAACTCCCTTTCGCCGGCCATCCCACTTTGGGAACAGCCTGGGTGCTGCGTGGCATCGGTGGCGCCGACGAGATTGTCCTTGATTTGAACATCGGGAAGATTCCCGTGCGCTTCAGTACGGAAAATGGGCAGCCATTTGGGGAAATGCGGCAGACGGATCCAGTGTTTGGAAAGGTCCATTCGCGCGAAGATATCGCACGCATAGCCGGCCTAAACATCGGCGATATTTCCGACGATGTGCCGATCCACACAGTTTCCACAGGAGTCCCTTTCGTGATTGTTCCGATTGCGAAGTTATCTACCCTGCAGACGTTGAGCTTTGCTTACAGCGACGCAGTCGAATATCTGGCGAAGAGCGACGGCAAGTTCCTCTACTTCGTGTCGCGCGAAACCCTCGATCCACAGGCTCGTTTGCACGCGCGCATGATCTTCTACAACGGTGAGGATCCGGCCACCGGTTCTGCCGCAGGATGCACCGCTGGATGGATGGCAAAGCACGGCGTTGCGCGTTCCGACGAGCATGTGCTCATCGAACAGGGCATCGAGGCAAAGCGTCCGAGCAGAATTTTTGTCCGCGCGGAGAAGAAAGGTGATTCAGTGGTCAACGTGCGCGTTGGAGGGCAAGCTGTGGAAGTCGCGCGCGGCGAGCTGTTTTTCTAG
- a CDS encoding radical SAM protein has protein sequence MKSKDVISAWGRILTGSMPMLSIEITRECPLSCPGCYAYNDTHLGGGVVLRELADYRGDDLVEGVVGLVKKHRPLHVSLVGGEPMIRHRELSRILPRLVALGVWPMVVTSAVIPIPPEWTANEKIRVTISVDGLPEHHDIRRKPATYERILKNIKNCRVNVHLTVTQPMMERDDYLDEYFEFWNGRPESRSIWLSLYTPQVGEQSPEMLTPEAKARLVAKLPEWRKRYPKLLMFGKTGEAFTNPPVNPEQCTFATMSANYSADLKTRVEPCIFGGTPDCSQCGCAISIAMHCLQDYRIKGPLKAGHFMRGSMRVGKFMNKLRRRDAVPDRWERADAAVKHLGLVTIQTGMPVPDEENADVA, from the coding sequence ATGAAGAGTAAGGACGTTATCTCCGCATGGGGCCGGATCTTGACGGGCAGCATGCCCATGCTGTCGATCGAAATCACCCGTGAGTGCCCGCTGAGTTGTCCCGGTTGCTATGCATACAACGACACGCATCTCGGCGGAGGCGTTGTGCTGCGAGAACTGGCGGATTATCGCGGGGATGATCTGGTGGAAGGTGTCGTCGGACTGGTAAAGAAACACCGGCCACTGCATGTTTCCCTGGTCGGCGGTGAGCCGATGATCCGGCATCGCGAGTTGAGCCGCATCCTTCCGCGGCTGGTGGCACTGGGCGTTTGGCCGATGGTGGTCACCAGCGCAGTGATCCCGATTCCGCCGGAATGGACGGCGAACGAAAAGATCCGCGTAACTATCTCCGTAGATGGACTGCCAGAGCATCACGACATCCGTCGTAAGCCTGCCACCTACGAACGCATCCTGAAGAACATAAAGAATTGCCGCGTAAACGTGCACCTGACCGTGACACAGCCGATGATGGAGCGCGACGACTACCTCGACGAATACTTCGAGTTCTGGAATGGACGTCCGGAATCGCGATCCATCTGGCTCAGCCTCTATACGCCCCAGGTGGGAGAACAATCTCCGGAAATGCTGACTCCCGAAGCAAAGGCGCGACTCGTTGCAAAGCTCCCCGAGTGGAGAAAACGATATCCGAAGTTGCTGATGTTCGGTAAGACGGGAGAAGCGTTCACGAATCCGCCGGTAAATCCCGAGCAATGTACGTTCGCAACCATGTCAGCAAACTATTCGGCGGATCTGAAAACGCGTGTGGAACCTTGCATCTTCGGTGGCACACCGGATTGCTCCCAGTGCGGATGCGCAATCAGTATCGCCATGCATTGCCTGCAAGATTACAGGATCAAGGGTCCACTGAAGGCCGGTCACTTCATGCGGGGCTCCATGCGTGTCGGAAAATTCATGAACAAGCTGCGCCGGAGAGATGCGGTCCCCGACCGCTGGGAACGCGCAGACGCTGCAGTGAAGCACCTTGGACTGGTGACGATCCAGACAGGCATGCCGGTTCCGGACGAGGAAAACGCGGACGTCGCTTAA
- a CDS encoding peroxiredoxin — protein sequence MSTATATGTISRMPRINEPAPEFEAKSTHGIIHLSDYTSKGKWVMLFSHPADFTPVCTTEFVEFARRYPDFEKRNVQLIGNSIDSVYSHIAWVRNIEEKVGVKIPFPVIADLDQKVARSYGMVHEAVSDTATVRAVFVIDPKGMIRAILYYPMSLGRNVDELIRIFEALQTADANACATPANWRPGDKVVVPPPPTQADAEARVKTPGLDITDWYLSKRELADAAKR from the coding sequence ATGAGCACAGCGACTGCTACTGGAACTATCTCCAGAATGCCTCGCATCAATGAACCGGCTCCGGAGTTCGAGGCAAAGTCGACACACGGAATCATTCATCTGAGCGACTACACGTCGAAAGGCAAATGGGTGATGTTGTTTTCGCATCCGGCGGATTTCACACCGGTATGCACAACCGAGTTCGTGGAATTCGCGCGGCGTTATCCCGATTTCGAGAAACGGAACGTGCAGTTGATCGGCAACTCCATTGACAGCGTCTACTCACATATCGCCTGGGTGCGAAACATTGAGGAAAAGGTGGGAGTGAAGATTCCCTTCCCGGTCATCGCCGATCTCGACCAGAAGGTTGCACGCTCCTACGGCATGGTGCATGAGGCCGTAAGCGATACCGCTACGGTCCGTGCAGTTTTTGTAATTGATCCAAAAGGGATGATCCGTGCCATTCTGTACTACCCGATGTCCCTTGGCCGCAATGTTGACGAACTCATCCGCATCTTCGAAGCGCTCCAGACGGCAGATGCAAACGCATGCGCTACGCCCGCGAACTGGCGTCCGGGAGACAAAGTCGTAGTACCGCCTCCGCCGACCCAAGCTGATGCCGAAGCTCGCGTGAAGACTCCGGGCCTGGATATTACAGACTGGTATCTGAGCAAGCGCGAACTGGCAGACGCCGCAAAGCGCTAA
- a CDS encoding response regulator, whose translation MKPKRTILCVDDNEQLLSIRKVMLETRGYRVISCCTAEEALELFKRGGIDLLLTDFVLPGMDGQKLVQEVKNLSPQTPAILFSGKVKFYDRDCRADLFLPKGSYAPIELLERIRLLLVRKRGPKRAVISPAFIGADHRTAAAS comes from the coding sequence ATGAAGCCGAAGCGTACCATCCTGTGCGTCGACGACAACGAACAGTTACTCTCCATCAGAAAAGTGATGCTCGAAACCCGCGGGTACCGGGTTATTTCCTGCTGCACAGCGGAAGAGGCGCTTGAGCTGTTCAAGCGTGGTGGCATCGATCTCCTCCTTACCGATTTCGTCCTCCCCGGCATGGACGGCCAAAAACTTGTTCAGGAAGTGAAGAACCTCTCACCGCAGACACCTGCGATCCTGTTTTCCGGAAAGGTCAAGTTCTACGACCGCGACTGCCGTGCTGATCTCTTCCTGCCGAAGGGATCCTACGCTCCCATCGAACTGCTCGAGCGCATCCGGCTATTACTGGTTCGGAAGCGCGGCCCGAAACGGGCTGTCATCTCTCCCGCATTCATTGGTGCAGATCACCGTACAGCCGCCGCCAGTTAG